The following proteins come from a genomic window of Verrucomicrobiota bacterium:
- a CDS encoding ABC transporter ATP-binding protein encodes MAPPNNNIVTIRSLSKVYEQGEIKVTALNNISLDIQAGEFLALMGPSGSGKSTLLHIIAGIDRPTNGECRVQGVDVTKLNESELADWRNHNVGFVFQSFNLIPVLTAYENVELPLLLTRLSGAQRRRQVNTALELVGLADRAKHLPRQLSGGQEQRVAIARALVTDPSLIVADEPTGNLDSQSAQDVMGILQSLSKTAGKTVIIVTHDPKAAAFGSRSIHLEKGELI; translated from the coding sequence TACGAACAGGGTGAAATCAAGGTCACGGCGCTCAACAACATTTCGCTGGATATTCAGGCCGGTGAATTCCTGGCGTTGATGGGACCGTCCGGTTCGGGCAAATCCACGCTGCTGCACATCATCGCCGGCATTGACCGGCCCACGAACGGCGAGTGCCGCGTCCAGGGCGTCGATGTCACGAAGCTGAACGAATCCGAACTGGCCGACTGGCGCAATCATAACGTCGGCTTTGTTTTCCAGTCGTTCAACCTGATTCCCGTCCTGACGGCGTATGAGAATGTCGAACTGCCGCTGCTGTTAACACGACTGAGCGGCGCGCAACGCCGCCGGCAGGTCAACACCGCGCTTGAGTTGGTCGGGCTGGCCGACCGCGCGAAACATTTGCCCCGTCAACTTTCCGGCGGGCAGGAACAGCGCGTGGCCATCGCCCGCGCGCTCGTGACCGATCCCAGCCTCATCGTCGCCGATGAACCGACCGGCAATCTCGATTCACAATCCGCGCAAGATGTCATGGGGATTCTCCAATCGTTGAGCAAGACCGCCGGTAAGACGGTCATCATCGTCACGCACGATCCCAAGGCAGCGGCGTTTGGTTCGCGCTCCATTCACCTGGAAAAAGGTGAGTTGATTTAA